One region of Anaeromyxobacter paludicola genomic DNA includes:
- a CDS encoding TIGR04290 family methyltransferase, translated as MERGQIEARVRALGEWFHNLDLGGVATAPDHFLGDYPRAVWESIQGSVPADLRGKTVLDVGCNAGFFSLEMKKRGAARVVGVDHDERYLAQARLAAEVSGLDVEFENRSVYDLARLGGRFDVVLFMGVLYHLRHPLLALDLLHAHAVGELLVFQSMIRGSQGRIPVAEDYRFEEREVFDHPAWPKLHFIERAYCGDGTNWWIPNRACVEAMLRSAGFDPQPIAGTEVYVCGRLPRDPAESGAVYPARE; from the coding sequence ATGGAGCGGGGGCAGATCGAGGCGCGGGTGCGCGCGCTCGGCGAGTGGTTCCACAACCTCGACCTCGGCGGCGTGGCCACCGCGCCGGACCACTTCCTCGGGGACTACCCGCGGGCGGTCTGGGAGAGCATCCAGGGCTCCGTCCCGGCCGACCTGCGCGGCAAGACCGTGCTCGACGTCGGCTGCAACGCGGGCTTCTTCTCGCTCGAGATGAAGAAGCGGGGGGCGGCGCGGGTGGTCGGCGTGGACCACGACGAGCGCTACCTGGCGCAGGCCCGGCTCGCGGCCGAGGTCTCCGGCCTCGACGTCGAGTTCGAGAACCGATCGGTCTACGACCTGGCGCGGCTGGGCGGGCGCTTCGACGTGGTGCTCTTCATGGGCGTGCTCTACCACCTGCGCCACCCGCTGCTCGCGCTCGACCTGCTCCACGCGCACGCGGTGGGCGAGCTGCTCGTCTTCCAGAGCATGATCCGGGGCAGCCAGGGCCGGATCCCCGTCGCCGAGGACTACCGGTTCGAGGAGCGCGAGGTCTTCGACCACCCGGCCTGGCCGAAGCTCCACTTCATCGAGCGGGCCTACTGCGGGGACGGGACCAACTGGTGGATCCCGAACCGCGCCTGCGTCGAGGCCATGCTCCGCTCCGCCGGCTTCGACCCCCAGCCGATCGCCGGCACCGAGGTGTACGTCTGCGGACGCCTGCC
- a CDS encoding ABC transporter ATP-binding protein produces the protein MPGTSSDPGYRLVRRGMRFLWPFRGAALAILGLALLGAALNAAEPLVLKRIFDALGGPGAARALVSGLGLLGILSLSREAALALSNWLSWHTRLKVHFAITEATVDRLHGLPISFHRQEPVGAVMQRLERGIQGFVGSLTELTFNTLPSLAYLVLSAAVLLRLDWRVGLVVLAFAPIPGIIAALAAPAQTRRERGLLERWVGIYSRLNEVLAGIVTVKSFAMEESEKKRFLSQVRSTNEVVSRGVAFDAGVGAAQSLATAAARVAAIAVGGWLVVTGRATLGTVVAVLGYLSGLFGPVQGLSGLYKTLQTARVSLEQVFAILDAEDHVEDGADAAEPGPLRGEVRFEDVHFAFPGGHELLRGIDLHVRPGEAVALVGPSGAGKTTLITLLQRFYDPSAGRILVDGRDLKGLKQRSVRGQIGVVLQDSLLFNESVRDNIAYGRPQATDAEIEAAARAAHAHEFVERLPNGYRTVVGERGSRLSAGERQRIAIARALLKDPAILVLDEPTSALDAESEALVQEALDRVMAGRTTFAIAHRLSTVVNADRILVLRKGRIVEQGSHAELMSHGGYYASLVSRQTRGLVRALPRPAPAQGSRRAAGE, from the coding sequence ATGCCTGGCACCTCCTCCGATCCCGGCTACCGGCTCGTCCGCCGCGGCATGCGCTTCCTCTGGCCCTTCCGCGGCGCGGCCCTCGCCATCCTGGGGCTCGCCCTGCTCGGCGCGGCGCTCAACGCCGCCGAGCCGCTCGTGCTGAAGCGCATCTTCGACGCGCTCGGCGGCCCCGGCGCGGCGCGCGCCCTCGTCTCCGGCCTGGGCCTCCTCGGGATCCTGTCGCTCTCGCGGGAGGCGGCGCTGGCGCTCTCGAACTGGCTCAGCTGGCACACCCGGCTCAAGGTCCACTTCGCCATCACCGAGGCCACCGTGGACCGGCTCCACGGGCTGCCCATCTCCTTCCACCGGCAGGAGCCGGTCGGCGCGGTGATGCAGCGGCTCGAGCGCGGCATCCAGGGCTTCGTCGGCTCGCTCACCGAGCTCACCTTCAACACCCTGCCGTCGCTCGCCTACCTCGTCCTCTCCGCCGCGGTGCTGCTCCGGCTCGACTGGCGCGTCGGGCTGGTGGTGCTCGCCTTCGCGCCGATCCCCGGCATCATCGCCGCCCTGGCCGCCCCGGCCCAGACCCGCCGCGAGCGGGGGCTCCTCGAGCGCTGGGTGGGCATCTACTCCCGCCTCAACGAGGTGCTCGCCGGGATCGTGACGGTGAAGAGCTTCGCCATGGAGGAATCGGAGAAGAAGCGCTTCCTCTCGCAGGTCCGCTCCACGAACGAGGTGGTCTCGCGCGGCGTCGCCTTCGACGCCGGCGTGGGCGCGGCCCAGAGCCTCGCCACCGCGGCGGCCCGCGTGGCCGCCATCGCCGTCGGGGGCTGGCTGGTCGTCACCGGCCGGGCCACCCTCGGCACCGTGGTCGCGGTGCTCGGCTACCTGTCCGGCCTCTTCGGGCCGGTGCAGGGGCTCTCGGGGCTCTACAAGACGCTCCAGACCGCGCGCGTGTCGCTGGAGCAGGTCTTCGCCATCCTCGACGCCGAGGACCACGTCGAGGACGGGGCCGACGCCGCCGAGCCGGGGCCGCTCCGGGGCGAGGTGCGCTTCGAGGACGTCCACTTCGCCTTCCCCGGCGGGCACGAGCTGCTGCGCGGGATCGACCTGCACGTCCGCCCCGGCGAGGCGGTGGCGCTGGTGGGCCCGTCGGGCGCCGGCAAGACCACCCTCATCACGCTCCTGCAGCGCTTCTACGACCCCTCCGCCGGCCGCATCCTGGTGGACGGCCGCGACCTCAAGGGGCTGAAGCAGCGCTCGGTGCGCGGGCAGATCGGCGTGGTGCTGCAGGACTCGCTGCTCTTCAACGAGAGCGTCCGCGACAACATCGCCTACGGCCGTCCGCAGGCGACCGACGCCGAGATCGAGGCCGCGGCGCGCGCCGCCCACGCGCACGAGTTCGTCGAGAGGCTCCCGAACGGCTACCGGACCGTCGTCGGCGAGCGCGGCTCCCGGCTCTCGGCCGGGGAGCGGCAGCGGATCGCCATCGCGCGGGCCCTGCTCAAGGACCCGGCGATCCTGGTCCTGGACGAGCCGACGAGCGCGCTCGACGCCGAGTCCGAGGCGCTGGTCCAGGAGGCGCTCGATCGCGTCATGGCGGGGCGGACCACCTTCGCCATCGCCCACCGGCTCTCCACGGTGGTGAACGCCGACCGGATCCTGGTGCTCCGGAAGGGACGGATCGTCGAGCAGGGCTCGCACGCCGAGCTCATGTCCCACGGCGGGTACTACGCCTCGCTCGTCTCGCGCCAGACCCGCGGCCTGGTGCGCGCGCTGCCGCGGCCCGCCCCCGCGCAGGGCTCCCGGCGGGCCGCCGGTGAATAG
- a CDS encoding NAD-dependent epimerase/dehydratase family protein, which yields MGGRRVLITGGAGFIGSHLADHLLARGYAVRALDALSPQVHGEDPARPPWLAPEVELQVGDVRDPAAVRRALQGVDAVVHLAAAVGVGQSMYQVAHYTSVNGLGTAVLLEALIERPVAKLLVASSMSIYGEGLYRAADGQVRPGAERSLSQLQARDWEVRGPDGEPLAPVPTPEGKAPSLPSVYALSKFDQERLCLTLGRAYGIPTVALRFFNVYGARQALSNPYTGVLAIFAARLLNRRRPLVNEDGRQRRDFVAVEDVARACRLALESPAADGQAVNVGSGRSYTVLDVAARLARALDREALEPEVVGKYRMGDIRHCFADIGLARRLLGYAPRVDFDDGLAALAGWLEGQVAHDRVHEAQRELAALGLQV from the coding sequence ATGGGAGGGCGCAGGGTACTCATCACCGGCGGTGCGGGCTTCATCGGATCCCACCTGGCCGATCACCTCCTCGCTCGCGGCTACGCGGTGCGGGCGCTCGACGCGCTCAGCCCGCAGGTGCACGGCGAGGACCCCGCCCGCCCGCCGTGGCTCGCCCCCGAGGTGGAGCTGCAGGTCGGCGACGTGCGCGATCCGGCCGCGGTGCGGCGGGCGCTGCAGGGCGTGGACGCGGTGGTGCACCTCGCCGCCGCCGTGGGCGTGGGCCAGAGCATGTACCAGGTGGCCCACTACACCTCGGTGAACGGCCTCGGGACGGCGGTCCTCCTCGAGGCGCTCATCGAGCGGCCGGTGGCGAAGCTCCTCGTCGCCTCGAGCATGAGCATCTACGGCGAGGGGCTCTACCGGGCGGCCGACGGGCAGGTGCGCCCCGGCGCCGAGCGGAGCCTCTCGCAGCTGCAGGCGCGCGACTGGGAGGTGCGGGGCCCGGACGGCGAGCCCCTCGCGCCCGTGCCGACGCCCGAGGGCAAGGCGCCCTCGCTCCCGAGCGTGTACGCGCTCTCGAAGTTCGACCAGGAGCGGCTCTGCCTGACCCTCGGCCGCGCCTACGGCATCCCGACCGTGGCGCTGCGCTTCTTCAACGTGTACGGCGCGCGGCAGGCGCTCTCGAACCCGTACACCGGCGTGCTCGCGATCTTCGCCGCGCGCCTCCTCAACCGGCGGCGGCCGCTCGTGAACGAGGACGGCCGCCAGCGGCGCGACTTCGTGGCGGTGGAGGACGTCGCCCGCGCCTGCCGCCTCGCCCTCGAGAGCCCGGCGGCCGACGGCCAGGCGGTGAACGTGGGGAGCGGGCGGAGCTACACCGTGCTCGATGTGGCCGCGCGCCTCGCCCGCGCGCTCGACCGGGAGGCGCTCGAGCCGGAGGTGGTCGGGAAGTACCGCATGGGCGACATCCGCCACTGCTTCGCCGACATCGGGCTGGCGCGCCGGCTGCTCGGGTACGCGCCGCGGGTGGACTTCGACGACGGGCTCGCGGCGCTCGCGGGCTGGCTCGAGGGGCAGGTGGCGCACGACCGGGTGCACGAGGCGCAGCGCGAGCTCGCGGCGCTGGGGCTCCAGGTATGA
- a CDS encoding CgeB family protein, whose amino-acid sequence MRIAFFGSSLVSAYWNGAATYYRGVLRALAGRGHEVTFYEPDAYERQAHRDIPDPPWARVVIYQPREPDALRCLEEAARADLVVKASGVGVLDALLEREALRLRRAGGLVAFWDVDAPATLERLRADADDPFRPLVPRYDLVFTYGGGPPVVEAYLGLGARRCVPIYNALDPDTHHPAPAEPRFAADLSFLGNRLPDREARVREFFLRAAAALPGRRFLLGGAGWGDLALPANVRWLGHVYTREHNALNCSALAVLNVSRESMARFGHSPATRVFEAAGAGACLVSDAWVGMERFLEPGREVLLAESGAEVAEALGGLTPARAAAIGAAARRRVLAEHTYAHRALEVEAALGLRPGAGAAA is encoded by the coding sequence ATGCGGATCGCCTTCTTCGGATCGAGCCTGGTCTCGGCGTACTGGAACGGCGCGGCGACCTACTACCGCGGCGTGCTGCGAGCGCTCGCCGGCCGAGGGCACGAGGTCACCTTCTACGAGCCGGACGCCTACGAGCGGCAGGCCCACCGCGACATCCCCGACCCGCCGTGGGCGCGTGTGGTGATCTACCAGCCGCGCGAGCCCGACGCGCTCCGCTGCCTCGAGGAGGCCGCGCGGGCCGATCTCGTGGTGAAGGCCAGCGGCGTCGGGGTGCTCGACGCGCTCCTGGAGCGGGAAGCGCTGCGGCTCAGGCGCGCCGGGGGCCTGGTGGCGTTCTGGGACGTGGACGCGCCGGCCACGCTCGAGCGCCTGCGGGCCGACGCGGACGATCCGTTCCGGCCGCTCGTCCCCCGCTACGACCTGGTGTTCACCTACGGCGGGGGTCCCCCGGTGGTGGAGGCCTACCTCGGGCTGGGCGCGCGCCGCTGCGTGCCCATCTACAACGCGCTCGATCCCGACACCCACCACCCGGCGCCGGCCGAGCCCCGCTTCGCCGCGGACCTGAGCTTCCTCGGGAACCGGCTGCCCGACCGGGAGGCCCGCGTCCGCGAGTTCTTCCTGCGCGCCGCGGCGGCGCTCCCCGGGCGCCGCTTCCTGCTCGGCGGGGCAGGCTGGGGCGACCTCGCGCTCCCGGCCAACGTGCGCTGGCTCGGCCACGTCTACACGCGCGAGCACAACGCGCTCAACTGCTCCGCGCTCGCCGTGCTCAACGTGAGCCGCGAGAGCATGGCGCGCTTCGGCCACTCCCCGGCGACGCGGGTCTTCGAGGCGGCGGGCGCGGGCGCCTGCCTCGTCTCCGACGCCTGGGTCGGGATGGAGCGGTTCCTCGAGCCGGGCCGGGAGGTGCTGCTCGCGGAGAGCGGCGCGGAGGTGGCAGAGGCGCTGGGCGGGCTCACGCCCGCGCGGGCGGCGGCGATCGGCGCGGCGGCCCGCCGGCGCGTGCTGGCCGAGCACACCTACGCCCACCGCGCGCTCGAGGTGGAGGCGGCGCTCGGCCTGCGGCCCGGGGCGGGGGCGGCGGCGTGA
- a CDS encoding MDR/zinc-dependent alcohol dehydrogenase-like family protein has product MRAAVLTAPGRFDIADRPLPEPGPGQVRIRVEGCGLCGSNLPAWEGRPWFTYPFAPGAPGHEAWGVVDAAGAAVSGVREGERVAFLSGHALAQYDVAAAAEVLPLPAALAAEPAPAEPLGCAFNVFRRSGIGPGQTVAVVGVGFLGAVVIRLAHLAGARVIALGRRPFALELGRRFGAGAVVPMDDHRRVIERVEALTGGRLCDVAVEAVGAQWPLDLAAELTRERGRLVIAGYHQDGPRQVNLQLWNWRGLDVVNAHERDPRVYLEGMRAAVAAVAEGRLDPRPLYTHRFALGDLDAAFEAMRTRPDGFLKALVIP; this is encoded by the coding sequence ATGCGCGCCGCCGTGCTCACCGCCCCCGGGCGGTTCGACATCGCCGACCGGCCCCTGCCCGAGCCCGGCCCGGGGCAGGTGCGGATCCGGGTGGAGGGCTGCGGGCTCTGCGGCTCGAACCTCCCGGCCTGGGAGGGCCGGCCCTGGTTCACCTATCCGTTCGCGCCCGGCGCGCCCGGCCACGAGGCGTGGGGCGTGGTGGACGCGGCTGGCGCGGCGGTGTCCGGCGTGCGCGAGGGGGAGCGGGTCGCCTTCCTCTCCGGCCACGCGCTCGCCCAGTACGACGTCGCCGCGGCGGCGGAGGTGCTGCCGCTCCCGGCCGCGCTCGCCGCGGAGCCCGCGCCGGCCGAGCCGCTCGGGTGCGCCTTCAACGTCTTCCGCCGGAGCGGGATCGGGCCGGGGCAGACGGTCGCGGTGGTCGGGGTCGGGTTCCTCGGCGCGGTCGTGATCCGGCTGGCCCACCTCGCGGGCGCGCGCGTGATCGCGCTCGGCCGCCGACCCTTCGCGCTCGAGCTGGGGCGCCGCTTCGGCGCCGGCGCGGTCGTCCCGATGGACGACCACCGGCGGGTGATCGAGCGGGTGGAGGCGCTCACCGGCGGCCGGCTCTGCGACGTCGCGGTCGAGGCGGTCGGGGCGCAGTGGCCGCTCGACCTCGCCGCCGAGCTCACCCGGGAGCGGGGCCGGCTCGTCATCGCCGGGTACCACCAGGACGGGCCGCGGCAGGTGAACCTGCAGCTCTGGAACTGGCGCGGCCTCGACGTGGTGAACGCCCACGAGCGCGACCCGCGGGTCTACCTCGAGGGGATGCGCGCGGCGGTCGCGGCGGTCGCGGAGGGCCGGCTCGACCCCCGGCCGCTCTACACCCACCGGTTCGCGCTCGGCGACCTCGACGCCGCCTTCGAGGCGATGCGCACCCGCCCCGACGGCTTCCTCAAGGCCCTGGTGATCCCGTGA
- a CDS encoding Gfo/Idh/MocA family protein: MTAGVLSPRARPRLGFLGVGWIGRNRLEAVARSGQAELVAVSDPAEVAARAAAEAAGGCAVLPDLDALLEAGLDGLVVATPSAAHAEQAIRALRRGVAVFCQKPLARDAAEAARVVAAAREADRLLGVDLSYRFVRGVPELRRLVQAGELGRIYAVELAFHNAYGPDKPWFYDARLSGGGCVMDLAIHLVDLALWTLGFPAVRHVESRLFAGGAPARGRSGPVEDYAAATLTLDGGAAVRLACSWKLPAGQDCVIEAAFYGTGGGAALRNVGGSFFDFTVDRFRGTARERLAGPPDAWGGRAAVGWAAALAEGARFDPAVEGVVAVHEALDRIYGA, encoded by the coding sequence GTGACCGCCGGCGTCCTCTCGCCGCGCGCCCGCCCGCGGCTCGGGTTCCTGGGGGTGGGCTGGATCGGGCGCAACCGGCTGGAGGCGGTCGCCCGGAGCGGGCAGGCCGAGCTGGTCGCGGTCAGCGATCCGGCGGAGGTGGCAGCCCGCGCCGCGGCCGAGGCCGCCGGCGGCTGCGCCGTGCTCCCCGATCTCGACGCGCTCCTCGAGGCCGGGCTCGACGGCCTGGTGGTGGCCACCCCGAGCGCCGCCCACGCCGAGCAGGCGATCCGCGCGCTGCGGCGCGGCGTCGCCGTGTTCTGCCAGAAGCCGCTCGCCCGCGACGCGGCCGAGGCGGCCCGGGTGGTGGCCGCGGCGCGGGAGGCGGACCGGCTCCTCGGGGTGGACCTCTCCTACCGCTTCGTCCGCGGCGTCCCGGAGCTGCGGCGGCTGGTGCAGGCGGGCGAGCTCGGCCGGATCTACGCGGTGGAGCTCGCCTTCCACAACGCCTACGGCCCCGACAAGCCCTGGTTCTACGACGCCCGCCTGTCCGGCGGTGGCTGCGTGATGGACCTCGCCATCCACCTCGTGGACCTGGCGCTCTGGACGCTCGGCTTCCCGGCCGTCCGTCACGTGGAGAGCCGCCTCTTCGCCGGCGGCGCGCCGGCGCGGGGGCGCAGCGGCCCGGTCGAGGACTACGCCGCCGCCACGCTGACCCTCGACGGCGGCGCGGCCGTGCGGCTCGCCTGCTCCTGGAAGCTCCCCGCCGGCCAGGACTGCGTCATCGAGGCGGCGTTCTACGGCACCGGCGGCGGCGCCGCGCTCCGGAACGTGGGCGGCTCCTTCTTCGACTTCACCGTGGACCGCTTCCGCGGCACGGCGCGCGAGCGGCTCGCCGGCCCGCCCGACGCGTGGGGCGGCCGCGCCGCGGTGGGCTGGGCCGCGGCGCTCGCCGAGGGGGCCCGCTTCGACCCCGCGGTGGAGGGGGTGGTGGCGGTGCACGAGGCGCTCGACCGGATCTACGGGGCATGA
- a CDS encoding NAD-dependent epimerase/dehydratase family protein, which yields MRARGGGRPVLVTGGAGFIGTNLAERLLSAGERVRILDDLSRPGVEENLRWLSRRHPDRLEVEVADVRSRRAVARAVRGAGSVFHFAAQVAVTTSLTAPLHDFAVNARGTLNVLEAIRAEPDPPAMIFTSTNKVYGALEDLAVRARASRYEPARPDLYGQGVGEGRPLAFHSPYGCSKGAADQYVLDWARTFRLPLAVFRMSCIYGPHQHGNEDQGWVAHMLRAALRGEPITIYGDGKQVRDVLFVEDLVEAFLATRARIGALAGRAFNVGGGPANTVSLLELMELIARLEGERPALRFDAWRAADQRWYVSDTSRLSAATGWRPRVGVAEGVARLHGWLTASGRAAARAPAAGLEGLGARV from the coding sequence ATGAGGGCGCGCGGCGGCGGCAGGCCGGTCCTCGTCACCGGCGGCGCGGGGTTCATCGGCACCAACCTCGCGGAGCGGCTCCTCTCGGCGGGCGAGCGGGTGAGGATCCTCGACGACCTCTCGCGGCCCGGGGTGGAGGAGAACCTGCGCTGGCTGTCCCGCCGCCACCCCGACCGGCTCGAGGTGGAGGTGGCCGACGTGCGCAGCCGGCGGGCGGTGGCGCGCGCGGTCCGCGGCGCCGGGTCGGTCTTCCACTTCGCCGCCCAGGTGGCCGTCACGACGAGCCTCACCGCCCCGCTGCACGACTTCGCGGTGAACGCCCGGGGCACGCTCAACGTCCTCGAGGCGATCCGCGCCGAGCCCGACCCGCCGGCCATGATCTTCACGTCCACGAACAAGGTGTACGGGGCGCTCGAGGACCTCGCGGTCCGGGCTCGCGCCTCGCGCTACGAGCCGGCGCGCCCCGACCTCTACGGCCAGGGCGTCGGCGAGGGACGTCCGCTCGCCTTCCACAGCCCCTACGGCTGCTCCAAGGGCGCCGCCGACCAGTACGTGCTCGACTGGGCCCGCACCTTCCGGCTGCCCCTGGCGGTCTTCCGCATGAGCTGCATCTACGGGCCGCACCAGCACGGGAACGAGGACCAGGGCTGGGTGGCGCACATGCTGCGGGCGGCGCTGCGCGGGGAGCCCATCACCATCTACGGCGACGGCAAGCAGGTCCGCGACGTGCTCTTCGTGGAGGACCTCGTGGAGGCCTTCCTGGCGACCCGGGCCCGCATCGGCGCGCTGGCCGGGCGGGCCTTCAACGTCGGCGGCGGCCCGGCGAACACGGTGAGCCTGCTCGAGCTCATGGAGCTCATCGCGCGGCTCGAGGGAGAGCGCCCCGCGCTGCGCTTCGACGCCTGGCGGGCCGCCGACCAGCGCTGGTACGTCTCCGACACCTCCCGCCTCTCCGCCGCCACCGGGTGGCGACCCCGCGTGGGAGTGGCCGAGGGCGTGGCGCGCCTGCACGGTTGGCTCACCGCCTCCGGGCGCGCCGCCGCGCGGGCGCCCGCCGCCGGGCTCGAGGGGCTCGGCGCCCGGGTCTGA
- a CDS encoding glycosyltransferase family 4 protein has protein sequence MRVLLTADTVGGVFTYAAELSRALLARGVEVELATLGAPLSVSQRRALAGLRGLGLHESAFRLEWMDDPWDDVARAGEWLLALEARLRPDVVHLGQYAPGALPFAAPKVVVGHSCVLSWFEAVRGAPAPAAFDRYRAEVRRGLGAAGRVVAPSRAMLRALVRHHGPLPPARVVPNGRDAGGFRPAAKRPFVLAAGRLWDEAKNLAALDALASRLPWPVYLAGDVAEPGSERRLESGGGALLLGRLSSDELATWLGRAAVYALPARYEPFGLSILEAALSGCALVLGDVESLRENWEDSALFAPPDDPEALGAALRRLAADDDLRARLAGRARARAARFTPEAMAEGYLAVYRELLEPRAAEAPCAP, from the coding sequence ATGAGGGTCCTCCTGACCGCCGACACCGTGGGCGGGGTCTTCACCTACGCCGCGGAGCTCTCCCGGGCGCTCCTCGCTCGCGGCGTGGAGGTGGAGCTCGCCACCCTGGGCGCCCCGCTCTCGGTCTCGCAGCGGCGCGCCCTCGCGGGCCTGCGCGGGCTCGGGCTGCACGAGAGCGCCTTCCGGCTCGAGTGGATGGACGACCCCTGGGACGACGTGGCGCGGGCCGGCGAGTGGCTCCTCGCGCTCGAGGCGCGGCTCCGCCCCGACGTCGTCCACCTCGGCCAGTACGCGCCCGGCGCCCTCCCCTTCGCCGCGCCGAAGGTCGTGGTGGGCCACTCCTGCGTCCTCTCCTGGTTCGAGGCGGTGCGCGGCGCGCCCGCGCCGGCCGCCTTCGACCGCTACCGGGCCGAGGTCCGCCGGGGGCTCGGCGCGGCCGGCCGGGTGGTGGCGCCGAGCCGGGCCATGCTGCGCGCCCTCGTCCGCCACCACGGGCCCCTCCCGCCGGCGCGCGTCGTGCCGAACGGCCGGGACGCGGGCGGCTTCCGCCCCGCGGCGAAGCGCCCCTTCGTCCTCGCCGCCGGCCGGCTCTGGGACGAGGCCAAGAACCTCGCCGCGCTCGACGCGCTCGCGTCCCGCCTCCCCTGGCCGGTGTACCTCGCCGGCGACGTCGCCGAGCCGGGCTCGGAGCGCCGCCTCGAGTCGGGCGGGGGGGCGCTCCTCCTCGGCCGGCTGTCGAGCGACGAGCTCGCGACCTGGCTCGGGCGGGCGGCCGTGTACGCGCTGCCGGCGCGCTACGAGCCGTTCGGGCTCTCGATCCTGGAGGCGGCGCTCTCCGGGTGCGCCCTCGTGCTCGGCGACGTCGAGAGCCTGCGCGAGAACTGGGAGGACTCCGCCCTCTTCGCCCCGCCGGACGACCCGGAGGCGCTCGGCGCCGCGCTGCGGCGGCTCGCCGCCGACGACGACCTGCGGGCGCGGCTGGCGGGACGCGCGCGGGCGCGGGCCGCCCGCTTCACCCCCGAGGCGATGGCCGAGGGCTACCTCGCCGTCTACCGCGAGCTGCTCGAGCCGCGGGCCGCGGAGGCGCCGTGCGCGCCGTAG
- a CDS encoding CgeB family protein, with the protein MRAVAFCHSLLSDWNHGNAHFLRGVLSELVHRGWEVRSYEPRDAWSLANLLAEAGEAPLALFRAAYPELDGVARRYDLAALDLDEALDGADLVLVHEWNEPELVRRVGAHRLRGGRYALLFHDTHHRAVSDPGAMSRFDLSGYDGVLAFGEVIRELYLARGWARRAFTWHEAADVRRFRPLAAGAPAGHLVFVGNWGDEERTAELSEFLLEPARALGLRGRVHGVRYPPQGLRAVAEAGLAYRGWLPNVRAPAAFAAHRVTVHVPRRPYVEALPGIPTIRPFEALACGIPLVSAPWRDAEGLFREGDYLVARDGGEMRARLRDVLSDEALAASLAARGLATVRARHTCAHRVDELLAIHAALSAPAPPAAPPAREEAGDGGRSAG; encoded by the coding sequence GTGCGCGCCGTAGCCTTCTGCCACTCGCTGCTCTCCGACTGGAACCACGGCAACGCCCACTTCCTGCGCGGCGTGCTCTCGGAGCTGGTCCACCGCGGCTGGGAGGTCCGCAGCTACGAGCCGCGCGACGCTTGGAGCCTCGCGAATCTCCTCGCCGAGGCCGGCGAGGCGCCCCTCGCCCTCTTCCGGGCGGCCTACCCGGAGCTCGACGGCGTGGCGCGCCGCTACGACCTCGCGGCCCTCGACCTCGACGAGGCGCTCGACGGGGCGGACCTGGTGCTGGTGCACGAGTGGAACGAGCCGGAGCTGGTGCGGCGGGTGGGCGCCCACCGGCTGCGTGGCGGGCGCTACGCGCTCCTCTTCCACGACACCCACCACCGCGCGGTGAGCGACCCCGGCGCCATGTCGCGCTTCGACCTGTCGGGCTACGACGGCGTGCTCGCCTTCGGCGAGGTGATCCGCGAGCTGTACCTCGCGCGGGGGTGGGCGCGGCGCGCCTTCACCTGGCACGAGGCGGCCGACGTGCGCCGGTTCCGGCCGCTCGCCGCCGGCGCGCCGGCCGGCCACCTCGTCTTCGTGGGGAACTGGGGAGACGAGGAGCGGACTGCCGAGCTCTCGGAGTTCCTGCTCGAGCCGGCCCGGGCGCTCGGCCTGCGGGGCCGGGTGCACGGCGTCCGCTATCCGCCGCAGGGGCTGCGGGCCGTGGCGGAGGCGGGGCTCGCGTACCGCGGCTGGCTGCCGAACGTGCGGGCCCCCGCGGCCTTCGCCGCCCACCGGGTGACCGTCCACGTGCCGCGCCGGCCCTACGTCGAGGCGCTGCCGGGCATCCCCACCATCCGGCCCTTCGAGGCGCTCGCCTGCGGCATCCCGCTCGTCTCGGCGCCGTGGCGCGACGCCGAGGGGCTCTTCCGCGAGGGCGACTACCTCGTGGCCCGCGACGGGGGGGAGATGCGGGCCCGGCTCCGGGACGTGCTCTCGGACGAGGCGCTCGCCGCGTCGCTCGCCGCCCGGGGGCTCGCCACGGTGCGCGCGCGCCACACCTGCGCGCACCGCGTGGACGAGCTGCTCGCCATCCACGCCGCGCTGAGCGCTCCCGCGCCGCCCGCCGCGCCCCCGGCCAGGGAAGAGGCAGGCGACGGGGGGCGTTCCGCCGGGTGA